A genome region from Aliivibrio salmonicida LFI1238 includes the following:
- a CDS encoding DUF5675 family protein, protein MKYYTLKRRYFDFGTYSYLFRQDGSKVCCFVEPVWANNQPFKSCVPEGDYDLVPHTSEKYGECYALESEFLGVTVYGPSIRDACLWHIANKPSQLVGCGAPGVDFGFLSGEWSVKSSGVAFKALMKELGGKPARLTIMKD, encoded by the coding sequence ATGAAGTATTACACGTTAAAGCGTCGTTACTTTGATTTTGGTACTTATTCTTACTTGTTTCGACAAGATGGCAGCAAAGTATGTTGTTTTGTAGAACCTGTTTGGGCGAATAACCAACCGTTCAAATCGTGTGTACCTGAGGGGGATTATGATCTTGTCCCTCATACCAGTGAGAAGTATGGCGAATGCTACGCTCTTGAATCTGAGTTCTTAGGTGTGACGGTTTATGGTCCAAGTATCCGTGATGCGTGTTTATGGCATATCGCTAATAAACCTTCACAGCTTGTTGGTTGTGGTGCGCCAGGTGTGGATTTTGGTTTTCTTAGCGGTGAATGGAGTGTCAAAAGTTCTGGCGTTGCGTTCAAAGCATTAATGAAAGAATTGGGCGGTAAGCCTGCCCGTTTAACAATAATGAAGGATTAA
- a CDS encoding phage tail tape measure protein codes for MMQVALIDSVTKPLKGIQNTVTETADVGRSGWEKMAGGTAGVIAAGFAVQQALMPAIEMDRVLGEVKSLGVVDEDLQQLQKTALAFSVEYGKSAQEVVGAAYDIKSAFGDITGPELSDITKSSAVLAAATKADTATITDYMGTMYGVFKNQANDMGVGIWSKNVAGMTAQSVEMFKTTGKGMSDAFTSVGANATAAGIKMNEQMAILGTLQSTMSGSEAGTKYKSFLTGVGGAQDKLNMKFVDSQGAMLPMVDILNKLKGQFGDTLDVAESDALKKAFGSDEAVSMIKLLMADTNGLASSINSLGNVKGMSKAENMAGAMTDQWQRLEAAWFAIRAGAFGLILPSINAIAGSMADGFNVLLGWTQELPVLTQYLGYFALTIVAGAGLIAAWNMVVGLASLMSAGWSSATLLLTTVMKGFNLVMRMARFAALGFAMAAAVAQVPLLPLILGIGAVVAAVGAVIYFWDDLKAAWSDFSFIESLGSMVDWLIEKINLIPGINIGGESSGIPQMDTLELSTATPTHYASKAAVPDYSYGYQAPVTQEVAVTPNVTEPVIPKVSEQSVNYGSQYSGLNTVPSYQGNVYYQNQIPVQPESSDLIIGSVVAQPEVPEVNGIVTYDGAIPPLTDTDKSKEMSAPISAYIGGNAEGKANVSQQLKQMSAGSTDNSRTQHVGDVYITQEQAFTPEDLSAWNEMSTP; via the coding sequence ATGATGCAAGTTGCATTGATTGATAGTGTCACCAAACCGCTAAAAGGGATCCAGAATACGGTGACCGAAACAGCGGATGTTGGCCGTTCAGGTTGGGAAAAAATGGCAGGTGGTACGGCTGGCGTGATTGCAGCAGGTTTTGCTGTTCAACAGGCGTTAATGCCAGCCATTGAAATGGATAGGGTGCTTGGTGAAGTTAAATCGCTTGGTGTGGTTGATGAAGATTTACAGCAACTTCAAAAAACCGCATTAGCCTTTTCGGTTGAGTATGGAAAGTCAGCACAAGAAGTGGTTGGTGCGGCCTATGACATCAAATCGGCTTTCGGGGATATTACTGGACCAGAGTTATCTGATATTACCAAAAGCTCTGCCGTTCTTGCTGCAGCAACTAAAGCGGATACAGCAACCATAACTGATTATATGGGCACCATGTATGGGGTGTTTAAGAATCAGGCCAATGACATGGGTGTGGGCATTTGGTCAAAGAACGTAGCAGGCATGACGGCTCAATCTGTGGAGATGTTTAAAACAACGGGTAAAGGCATGAGTGATGCGTTTACCAGTGTTGGAGCAAACGCAACCGCTGCAGGTATCAAGATGAATGAGCAGATGGCTATTCTTGGTACGTTGCAATCCACGATGTCAGGCAGTGAAGCCGGTACTAAATATAAATCGTTCTTGACTGGTGTTGGTGGCGCACAAGACAAACTGAACATGAAGTTTGTTGATAGCCAGGGCGCAATGCTGCCAATGGTGGATATTCTCAATAAATTAAAAGGTCAGTTTGGCGACACGCTTGATGTGGCAGAAAGTGACGCATTAAAGAAAGCATTTGGCTCAGATGAGGCCGTCAGCATGATCAAGTTATTGATGGCTGATACTAACGGATTAGCAAGTAGCATTAACTCTCTTGGTAATGTGAAAGGCATGAGCAAAGCCGAGAATATGGCTGGTGCTATGACTGACCAATGGCAACGACTTGAAGCCGCATGGTTTGCGATCCGTGCCGGAGCGTTTGGGTTAATTCTTCCATCTATTAATGCTATTGCTGGTTCAATGGCCGATGGTTTTAATGTGCTGCTTGGTTGGACTCAAGAGCTTCCTGTATTAACGCAATACCTTGGTTATTTCGCCTTAACAATAGTGGCTGGTGCTGGGTTAATTGCGGCATGGAATATGGTTGTCGGTTTGGCATCTTTGATGAGTGCCGGATGGTCTAGCGCCACGTTATTACTCACAACAGTCATGAAAGGCTTTAATTTAGTGATGAGAATGGCACGTTTTGCAGCTCTTGGATTTGCGATGGCTGCAGCAGTGGCACAAGTTCCATTACTGCCCTTAATTCTTGGTATTGGTGCCGTGGTTGCGGCAGTCGGTGCGGTGATTTATTTCTGGGATGATTTAAAAGCGGCGTGGAGCGATTTTTCATTCATTGAATCTCTAGGCTCAATGGTGGATTGGTTAATTGAGAAAATTAACTTAATACCAGGCATAAATATTGGCGGTGAAAGTTCGGGCATTCCTCAAATGGATACGCTTGAATTAAGCACAGCAACACCAACGCATTACGCCTCAAAAGCAGCAGTGCCGGATTACAGTTATGGGTATCAAGCGCCAGTGACTCAAGAGGTCGCAGTTACTCCAAATGTTACAGAGCCTGTGATCCCGAAAGTGTCTGAACAAAGTGTTAACTATGGCTCTCAATATTCAGGGTTGAATACCGTACCAAGCTATCAAGGTAATGTGTATTACCAGAATCAAATACCAGTACAACCAGAGTCATCTGATCTGATTATAGGCTCGGTGGTTGCTCAGCCAGAGGTTCCAGAAGTGAATGGTATTGTTACTTATGACGGAGCTATTCCACCATTAACTGATACGGATAAGAGTAAAGAGATGTCGGCACCAATTTCAGCTTACATCGGTGGAAATGCAGAAGGTAAAGCTAATGTGTCTCAGCAATTAAAACAGATGTCTGCAGGCAGTACCGATAATAGCCGAACGCAGCATGTTGGCGATGTGTATATCACTCAAGAGCAAGCCTTTACGCCAGAAGATTTATCAGCATGGAATGAGATGAGTACCCCATGA
- a CDS encoding baseplate complex protein, translating to MTQLALDAEIIPLKSPRINLSLELKAEDMSGQTSGTDASEQGDKGMVLSVSGLIPFKESKTLKRLMVLSRQKEDGKRKIYRIGNELAKSMTIRQVRFMGRVTADEQENLMAWKVSFQLREHLSVSEVKEQRENEKEKQVQTDSTENTAAVKPKAHAAVSNTTDQSQPTRFEDALLQKERQLA from the coding sequence ATGACCCAACTTGCCCTTGATGCTGAGATCATTCCGCTAAAATCACCAAGAATAAATCTGAGCTTAGAATTAAAAGCCGAAGACATGAGTGGCCAAACATCAGGAACGGACGCAAGCGAGCAGGGTGATAAAGGCATGGTGCTTTCAGTCAGTGGATTAATTCCATTCAAAGAAAGTAAAACCTTAAAACGTTTGATGGTGCTATCTCGCCAAAAAGAAGACGGTAAACGCAAAATCTATCGTATTGGTAATGAGCTGGCCAAAAGCATGACCATTCGGCAGGTGCGATTCATGGGCCGAGTTACTGCCGATGAACAAGAAAACCTAATGGCATGGAAAGTGAGCTTTCAACTGCGTGAGCATTTATCAGTATCAGAAGTAAAAGAGCAACGAGAAAACGAAAAAGAGAAACAAGTTCAAACAGATAGCACAGAGAATACTGCAGCAGTGAAACCTAAAGCGCATGCGGCAGTCAGTAACACGACAGATCAATCACAACCGACTCGATTTGAAGACGCATTACTGCAAAAAGAAAGGCAACTGGCATGA
- a CDS encoding phage tail protein encodes MDKTTNHENDAPELPTENVPWWMDGKTIAETLKEPHFLAKGVMQYWQRLKGWLLYPLAQLDPMICNERLLSLLAWDRDITRFKDEPTSLFRKRVKYAFVNAKDAGEKAGFIRIFQRLGVGMVEVDERTPDRDWDIITIRLSDSQLSENYSLLEQLLQQYGRTCRRYEYQVISLIPLEMSASPMDWQHQYTVVTLEE; translated from the coding sequence ATGGATAAAACAACCAACCATGAAAACGATGCACCCGAATTACCCACTGAAAATGTACCTTGGTGGATGGATGGTAAAACCATTGCTGAAACTCTAAAAGAACCACACTTTTTAGCCAAAGGAGTAATGCAATATTGGCAGCGTCTTAAAGGGTGGTTGCTGTATCCATTAGCGCAGTTAGATCCCATGATCTGCAATGAGCGTTTACTCAGTTTATTAGCCTGGGACAGAGACATTACTCGTTTTAAAGATGAACCAACGAGTTTGTTTAGAAAGCGTGTGAAATACGCCTTTGTAAATGCCAAAGATGCAGGAGAGAAAGCCGGATTCATTCGAATATTTCAACGCTTAGGTGTTGGCATGGTTGAAGTGGATGAACGAACTCCTGATCGAGATTGGGACATTATCACCATACGATTAAGCGATTCACAGTTGTCAGAAAACTATTCACTTTTAGAGCAATTATTACAGCAATACGGCAGAACCTGCCGCCGATACGAATATCAAGTGATTAGTTTAATCCCATTAGAAATGTCGGCCTCTCCAATGGATTGGCAACATCAATACACCGTAGTGACATTAGAGGAATAA
- a CDS encoding DUF6890 family protein produces MKAHYLPNQPDTTENLARALWLDKHNAEIVANGIALAFSNE; encoded by the coding sequence TTGAAAGCCCATTACCTACCCAATCAACCTGATACCACCGAGAATTTAGCCAGAGCACTTTGGCTTGATAAACATAACGCTGAAATCGTCGCAAACGGGATAGCCCTCGCATTTAGCAACGAATAA
- a CDS encoding baseplate J/gp47 family protein, protein MSTRPLVDFKQIIADEGIPTTEEAIAIELEKEVVAAGSKVSNDSRMSPFWRLVKAIVITPTLWLIEQLLASHVLPNTFAATASKGYLDLKAWDVDLERKMATKTRGVVEFFKEVAENPIVILKGTIIETSRIEDKIYRLIVVEDVLIQANQASGFVLCEAQEAGAGYNLPAGYYSILPVGVSGITHAVNQADWITTPGANTEEDDELALRIRNQFSVVGRYHIDAIYRSMLASVAGVRSDQIYFLHDAPRGPGTANAYILLDVGETPSHLLEQLNNFVMFEGNHGHGDDILCLALPETQHSVSVTIWPRVNTSEERVAALKVEIENMIRAAFRESDSYSVVTRTYPSSMFSFSQLTTEIHTELAEDLLSLEFSNSDIVSELNIPRLSNVAVMNG, encoded by the coding sequence ATGAGTACAAGACCACTGGTTGATTTTAAGCAAATCATTGCTGATGAAGGGATCCCAACAACAGAAGAAGCCATTGCGATTGAACTTGAAAAAGAAGTGGTCGCAGCAGGCAGTAAGGTTAGTAATGACAGCCGAATGTCACCGTTCTGGCGATTGGTTAAAGCAATTGTTATCACGCCAACGCTATGGCTTATTGAACAATTATTAGCAAGTCATGTATTACCTAATACCTTCGCAGCAACAGCAAGTAAGGGTTACCTTGATTTAAAAGCATGGGATGTGGATTTAGAGCGAAAGATGGCAACAAAAACCCGTGGTGTGGTCGAGTTCTTTAAAGAGGTAGCGGAAAATCCTATCGTGATCTTAAAAGGTACGATTATTGAAACGAGCCGAATTGAAGACAAGATTTATCGTTTAATTGTTGTAGAAGATGTGCTTATTCAAGCAAACCAAGCCAGTGGTTTTGTGTTGTGTGAAGCGCAAGAAGCCGGAGCAGGGTACAACTTACCTGCCGGGTATTACTCAATTTTACCTGTTGGGGTGTCAGGCATTACCCATGCAGTGAACCAAGCCGATTGGATCACAACACCAGGCGCAAACACGGAAGAAGATGATGAACTGGCATTACGTATCCGTAATCAATTCAGTGTTGTTGGTCGCTATCATATTGATGCTATTTATCGCTCAATGTTGGCCAGTGTTGCTGGCGTAAGAAGTGATCAGATTTACTTTCTGCATGATGCACCAAGAGGACCAGGAACAGCAAATGCTTACATCTTGCTGGATGTTGGTGAAACCCCAAGTCATTTATTAGAGCAGTTGAATAATTTTGTGATGTTCGAGGGTAACCATGGCCATGGTGATGACATTTTGTGTTTAGCCTTACCTGAAACTCAGCATTCAGTATCAGTGACTATTTGGCCGAGAGTGAACACCAGTGAAGAACGTGTTGCCGCCCTAAAGGTAGAAATAGAAAACATGATCCGAGCGGCGTTCAGAGAAAGTGATTCTTACTCGGTGGTAACCAGAACCTATCCATCATCAATGTTTTCATTCAGCCAACTCACAACAGAAATTCATACTGAATTGGCAGAAGATTTACTCAGCCTTGAGTTTTCAAACAGTGACATCGTGAGTGAATTAAATATTCCAAGGTTAAGCAACGTGGCGGTGATGAATGGATAA
- a CDS encoding DUF2590 family protein → MSQQYIDYLVTDGGLDFDAGQQPIETSDRNSIAQDVKHAILESGLLREYQAERNRTLRADVLTRIEMLIETDKRIEPGTAEIEEQTAEQLWMFAETVDNDNIEMGMPL, encoded by the coding sequence ATGAGCCAACAATATATTGATTATTTAGTAACGGATGGCGGTTTAGATTTTGATGCAGGCCAACAGCCTATTGAAACCAGTGATCGCAATAGTATTGCCCAAGACGTAAAGCACGCCATTTTAGAAAGTGGTTTGTTACGTGAGTATCAAGCAGAGCGAAACAGAACGTTGAGAGCCGATGTATTAACTCGAATTGAAATGCTGATTGAAACGGATAAACGCATTGAGCCAGGAACGGCAGAGATTGAAGAGCAAACGGCAGAGCAATTATGGATGTTTGCTGAAACGGTAGATAACGACAATATCGAAATGGGAATGCCATTATGA
- a CDS encoding putative phage tail assembly chaperone has protein sequence MTTPIIITAAGKDLRFTPDLPTYNKYINEMMPHDKVSPATNYLRRIVHKDDKAHLDEMLKIPSALMRILAKVNDAFEGDLEIEVKNS, from the coding sequence ATGACAACCCCAATCATCATTACAGCAGCAGGCAAAGATTTACGTTTTACTCCTGATTTACCAACGTACAACAAATACATCAATGAAATGATGCCACATGACAAAGTGTCACCAGCAACCAATTATCTGCGTCGTATCGTTCATAAAGACGATAAAGCACATTTAGATGAAATGCTGAAAATTCCAAGTGCTTTGATGCGTATCCTGGCAAAAGTAAATGACGCTTTTGAAGGTGATCTGGAAATCGAAGTAAAAAACTCTTAA
- a CDS encoding DUF2586 domain-containing protein, with translation MAWPIVQINTLNLMQGPVNEVERHFLYVGLGTKNAGSLLSVNTQSDFSALLDDGSELKANVEAAMLNAGQNWTAGVYVLTAPENWVEAVKTAQQTQSFEAVVLTAPTTDKATVTAAQALYHELIAKYGRWTFMMLATPGIDKKTQTWSEYEAATVAIQDTIAADGVMLVPQIFPDAIGKLAGRLCNRAASIADTPMRIKTGPLVGDVTLPVDSAGAELTTATLQTLESNRFSVPAWFPDYDGIFWADGRLLDAEGGDYQVIEYRRIIDKVARRIRLIAISDIGDRSFNSTPASTARAQNRYCRPLREMAKSATVGEMVFPGEIETPSSDDITIMWENKNSVGIYMAAQPKDCPKKITANLMLDLSNPGDK, from the coding sequence ATGGCGTGGCCAATTGTACAAATTAATACTCTGAACCTGATGCAAGGACCAGTGAACGAAGTTGAACGTCACTTCCTCTATGTCGGTTTAGGAACTAAGAACGCAGGCAGTTTATTGTCTGTGAACACACAAAGTGATTTTTCAGCGCTATTGGATGATGGCTCAGAATTAAAAGCCAATGTTGAAGCAGCAATGCTGAACGCTGGTCAAAACTGGACTGCAGGCGTTTATGTATTAACAGCCCCTGAAAACTGGGTTGAAGCCGTTAAAACCGCGCAACAAACTCAAAGTTTTGAAGCGGTCGTATTAACAGCGCCAACAACAGATAAAGCCACCGTGACTGCAGCCCAAGCGCTTTATCATGAGCTGATTGCTAAATATGGTCGTTGGACATTCATGATGCTTGCGACACCAGGTATTGATAAGAAAACACAAACCTGGTCTGAATATGAAGCAGCAACCGTTGCCATTCAAGATACGATTGCCGCTGATGGTGTCATGTTAGTACCACAAATATTCCCTGATGCTATTGGCAAACTTGCTGGCCGTTTATGTAATCGAGCCGCTTCAATTGCTGATACACCAATGCGTATTAAAACAGGTCCATTAGTTGGTGATGTCACTTTGCCTGTTGATAGTGCTGGTGCAGAGCTAACAACGGCAACCTTACAAACATTAGAAAGTAATCGTTTTTCAGTCCCTGCTTGGTTTCCTGATTACGATGGTATTTTCTGGGCTGATGGTCGTTTATTAGATGCTGAAGGCGGTGATTATCAGGTGATTGAATATCGCCGAATTATCGACAAAGTGGCTCGTCGTATTCGATTAATTGCCATTTCTGATATTGGTGACCGTTCTTTCAATAGTACGCCTGCTAGTACTGCTCGTGCTCAAAATCGTTATTGTCGACCACTGCGTGAAATGGCTAAATCAGCCACCGTTGGTGAGATGGTATTCCCTGGTGAAATTGAAACCCCAAGTTCAGATGACATCACCATCATGTGGGAAAACAAAAATTCAGTCGGTATTTATATGGCAGCACAGCCGAAAGATTGCCCGAAGAAAATTACGGCAAATCTAATGTTAGATTTAAGTAATCCGGGGGACAAATAA
- a CDS encoding phage protein, giving the protein MSKRISGLSFDVDIHGVLIHVEKATVTISDESAAASTRGVPDGFTDGAVSAEGDYELDTKNFNLLGEAAAKAGSWRAIKPHDCLFYANTGSEEFKAEVFGVKLMIDSLLDIDPSSSDKSKHKIKFVVTSPDFIHINGTPYLSSEDTRDLIG; this is encoded by the coding sequence ATGTCTAAACGTATTTCAGGATTAAGTTTTGATGTTGATATTCATGGTGTACTTATCCATGTGGAAAAAGCGACAGTCACCATTTCAGATGAAAGTGCAGCAGCCTCAACTCGTGGCGTTCCTGATGGTTTCACTGATGGGGCCGTGAGTGCCGAAGGGGATTATGAGTTAGATACTAAAAACTTTAATTTGTTAGGTGAAGCTGCAGCAAAAGCAGGCAGCTGGCGAGCGATTAAACCCCATGATTGTTTGTTCTATGCCAATACGGGCTCTGAAGAATTTAAAGCTGAAGTCTTTGGTGTGAAGTTAATGATCGACAGCTTGTTAGATATTGACCCGTCATCATCGGACAAATCCAAGCACAAAATCAAGTTTGTTGTAACAAGCCCTGATTTTATTCATATCAACGGTACTCCGTATCTTAGCTCAGAAGATACACGAGATCTGATTGGCTAA
- a CDS encoding TraR/DksA C4-type zinc finger protein — MDAFDRASALEAKQTEVALANHMAKQKNKVEIKSAEECIECEKAIPKARQEAVKGCQYCVNCQELADKGKL, encoded by the coding sequence ATGGATGCGTTCGATAGAGCCAGTGCGCTTGAAGCCAAACAGACTGAAGTGGCACTTGCCAACCACATGGCAAAGCAAAAAAACAAAGTGGAAATCAAGAGTGCCGAAGAGTGCATTGAATGTGAAAAGGCTATTCCCAAGGCTCGACAAGAAGCAGTAAAAGGCTGCCAATATTGTGTGAACTGCCAAGAGTTAGCGGATAAGGGGAAGTTATGA
- a CDS encoding IS982-like element ISVsa6 family transposase: MNKLVDIFCDVDDFCYQFLSQWEKYLVEASERKRKRQSVMSTSECMTIVIAFHQSNHRDFKNFYIGLVHQYWKGYFPNLLSYTRFVSKMPSLIAPMCAYFQSIKGKPTGIAFVDSTSLKVCHNIRIPRHKVFDGVAKRGKGTMGWFFGFKLHLLINHLGEIISLKITAGNVNDRTPVPDLCKELSGKLYADKGYIGKKLSESLKNSDVDLVTTSRKNMKAKEISAFDKAMLSKRYIIETINDQLKNISQIEHSRHRSVTGFMLNVISGVVAYCLKKQKPRIKLSECEFELILA, from the coding sequence ATGAATAAATTAGTTGATATATTTTGTGATGTCGATGATTTTTGTTATCAATTCTTATCTCAATGGGAAAAATACCTTGTTGAGGCTAGTGAGAGAAAAAGAAAACGTCAGTCAGTAATGTCTACTAGTGAATGTATGACTATTGTCATCGCTTTTCATCAATCAAATCATAGAGATTTCAAGAACTTCTATATCGGGTTAGTTCATCAATATTGGAAAGGATACTTTCCAAATTTACTTAGCTACACTCGATTTGTGAGCAAAATGCCTAGCCTAATCGCCCCAATGTGTGCCTATTTTCAATCTATCAAAGGTAAGCCGACTGGCATTGCTTTTGTTGACTCCACGAGTCTTAAAGTATGCCATAACATTCGAATTCCTCGCCATAAAGTCTTTGATGGTGTTGCGAAAAGAGGAAAAGGTACCATGGGATGGTTTTTCGGCTTCAAACTTCATTTATTGATTAACCATCTTGGAGAAATTATTTCGCTGAAAATCACAGCTGGCAATGTAAATGATAGGACTCCTGTACCTGATTTATGCAAAGAACTCTCGGGGAAATTGTACGCTGATAAAGGGTACATAGGTAAAAAGTTGAGTGAGAGCTTAAAGAACTCTGATGTCGATTTAGTGACTACCTCGCGAAAAAACATGAAAGCAAAAGAGATAAGTGCTTTTGATAAGGCTATGTTATCAAAGAGATACATTATCGAAACGATAAATGACCAATTGAAGAATATCTCTCAAATTGAACATAGCCGTCATCGTAGCGTGACTGGTTTCATGCTAAATGTAATTTCAGGCGTTGTGGCTTATTGTTTAAAAAAACAAAAGCCACGAATTAAGCTATCAGAATGTGAATTTGAACTAATCCTCGCTTAA
- a CDS encoding phage tail-collar fiber domain-containing protein, with the protein MSQSIITLAFETYKAQQEAIAAPIELNEFVLAFVPNQDPTQPIDRNEELPPQHQIVHVANVTQGGFVNPNAVVYSLIMDTRIGDFEFNWVGLRNKQSGVLASILHIPTISKFKSVPGVQNGNSVTRSILMSYQDAKNATGITVDASTWQIDFTARLFGMDEAERLVNLDVFGQAAFLADGFKVKKSGSTYLASIGRGYVGGLRCHLDNEVAISGGSNSSAIYLDASWQGLLTSQWQTVFEMKVSKSALSDYVDADGYQHYVTKIADINSAGNVVDTRHVEGFSEHLRHDEQATKAQAEAMTSSINWISPLRWKEAFLSRLSNSFAGTRTEYAASEKALSDGLRTKANSSHKHDASDVNSGILAKERLPNASTAVKGAVQLNDTVTSTSTTQALTANKGKSIWDRANEALNAAHAKWTYVVASTTVYGATKLSSATNSTSEALAATSGALKKTYDLAASKITKVQGDLWYWKRGETVTNSTQLNGKTNSTAATGGTIAERDSSGDISTRLFRSSYQDESVPSGGLAFRKSTSDNSIRFCNNIAAIRTWLSVYSRAEGDSRYVAQSRVSSSTTSTSTTNVANSAAAKAAMDRANAAYNKADTSGNKVYTGDNPNNINFPIGHFITAWVSSYYGRDKLNHSVKCYLNNNGSIGIYGTDWYGHAKGAYLNGTWGYRGYTGSPGNVNAGLMQRVL; encoded by the coding sequence ATGTCGCAAAGTATTATTACCTTAGCGTTTGAAACCTACAAAGCCCAACAAGAGGCGATTGCCGCCCCAATAGAGTTGAATGAATTTGTGTTGGCCTTTGTACCCAATCAAGATCCTACTCAACCGATTGATAGAAACGAAGAGTTACCGCCACAACATCAAATTGTGCATGTTGCTAATGTGACTCAAGGCGGCTTTGTGAACCCAAACGCGGTGGTGTATTCCTTAATTATGGATACACGAATTGGTGACTTTGAATTCAATTGGGTTGGTCTTCGTAATAAACAAAGTGGGGTACTTGCCTCTATTTTGCATATTCCAACGATTTCAAAATTCAAATCAGTGCCTGGTGTGCAAAACGGAAACTCAGTCACACGTTCAATTTTGATGAGCTATCAAGATGCGAAAAATGCAACAGGCATTACTGTTGATGCTTCAACCTGGCAAATTGATTTTACGGCGCGTTTGTTTGGAATGGATGAAGCAGAGCGTTTAGTTAACCTTGATGTGTTTGGCCAAGCGGCGTTCTTGGCTGATGGTTTTAAAGTGAAAAAATCAGGCAGTACTTATCTTGCAAGTATTGGTCGTGGTTATGTTGGCGGTTTACGTTGCCATTTAGATAATGAAGTAGCCATTTCAGGGGGGAGCAACTCAAGTGCTATTTATTTAGATGCGAGTTGGCAAGGGCTGCTAACAAGCCAGTGGCAAACGGTCTTTGAAATGAAAGTCAGTAAATCAGCATTAAGTGATTATGTTGATGCGGATGGGTATCAGCATTATGTCACTAAAATTGCAGACATCAACTCTGCAGGTAATGTGGTTGATACTCGTCATGTTGAAGGTTTTTCTGAGCATTTACGACACGATGAGCAAGCAACAAAAGCCCAAGCGGAGGCCATGACATCAAGCATAAACTGGATTTCTCCACTTCGTTGGAAAGAGGCTTTCTTGTCTCGGTTATCTAACTCGTTTGCTGGAACAAGAACTGAATATGCCGCGAGTGAAAAAGCGCTTAGCGATGGATTAAGAACAAAAGCAAACTCGTCACATAAACACGATGCCAGTGATGTGAACTCAGGTATTTTAGCTAAAGAGCGTCTACCCAATGCAAGTACGGCAGTCAAAGGGGCGGTGCAGCTAAACGACACGGTGACATCAACCTCAACAACACAAGCATTAACCGCAAATAAAGGGAAATCAATTTGGGATAGAGCGAATGAAGCGTTAAATGCGGCCCATGCTAAATGGACTTATGTCGTGGCATCAACCACAGTGTACGGGGCTACTAAGCTGTCTAGTGCCACTAACTCTACAAGTGAAGCTTTAGCCGCAACGTCTGGTGCATTGAAGAAAACCTACGACCTAGCGGCTAGTAAGATAACAAAGGTTCAAGGGGACTTGTGGTACTGGAAGCGTGGTGAGACAGTAACTAACTCAACTCAACTAAATGGTAAAACAAATAGCACAGCGGCAACGGGGGGTACGATTGCAGAAAGAGATAGTTCTGGTGATATTTCTACACGTTTATTTCGGTCTAGTTATCAAGATGAATCGGTTCCAAGTGGCGGTTTAGCGTTTCGTAAATCTACTTCCGATAACTCCATCCGTTTTTGTAATAACATTGCGGCGATTAGAACGTGGTTAAGTGTCTATAGTAGAGCTGAAGGTGATAGCCGCTATGTCGCCCAGTCGCGGGTAAGTAGTTCGACGACATCAACCTCAACGACTAATGTTGCCAACTCAGCCGCTGCAAAGGCTGCAATGGATAGAGCCAACGCTGCGTATAACAAAGCAGATACGAGTGGAAATAAAGTCTATACGGGTGATAATCCAAATAATATAAACTTCCCTATTGGGCACTTTATAACTGCGTGGGTGTCTTCGTATTATGGAAGAGATAAACTTAATCACAGCGTTAAGTGTTATTTAAACAATAATGGGTCCATCGGTATATATGGAACAGACTGGTACGGTCACGCGAAAGGAGCATACTTGAACGGCACTTGGGGTTATCGCGGATACACTGGTTCTCCTGGCAATGTAAACGCTGGTCTGATGCAGAGGGTTTTATAA